From one Streptomyces sp. NBC_01478 genomic stretch:
- a CDS encoding IS630 family transposase, with the protein MAERVRVREIDDDEGRRLLRIIRRGTGSVVTWRRAQMVLLSAQGMPAAKIAEVSFTSDDRVRDVIHNFNTDGFDSLYPKYKGGRPKTFTLPERREIKKIAKSRPTEHDLPFSTWSLAKLADFLVAEGVVDDISHEGLRILLREEGVSFQRLKTWKTSRDPDYAAKKARVEHLYAIADGEVTPEDGEPDVVFCMDEFGPLNLMPHPGRQWAERGGRHKDPAREPRRRRRATYNRYGGVRHLFAALDLAKDKLYGHIKPVKRRTQFLEFCRYLRTLYPPDTRIAIICDNFSPHLTTKRCRRVGTWAADNNVEIAYTPTNSSWLNRIEAQFTALRYFTLDGTDHATHKEQGSMIRRYIIWRNRHADDRRLRAVVDRANVA; encoded by the coding sequence GTGGCAGAGCGAGTACGTGTCCGAGAGATCGACGATGACGAGGGGCGGCGGCTTCTGCGGATCATCCGCAGGGGGACCGGGTCGGTGGTGACCTGGCGCCGGGCCCAGATGGTCCTGCTGTCCGCGCAGGGCATGCCGGCAGCGAAGATCGCCGAGGTGTCGTTCACCAGCGACGACCGGGTCCGCGATGTGATCCACAACTTCAACACCGACGGCTTCGACTCGCTCTACCCGAAGTACAAAGGCGGCCGCCCCAAGACGTTCACGCTGCCCGAGCGCCGTGAGATCAAGAAGATTGCCAAGTCCAGGCCCACCGAGCACGACCTGCCGTTCTCGACCTGGAGCCTGGCCAAACTGGCGGACTTCCTGGTCGCCGAGGGGGTGGTCGACGACATCAGCCACGAGGGCCTGCGCATCCTGCTCCGCGAGGAAGGCGTCTCCTTTCAACGCCTGAAAACCTGGAAGACCTCCCGCGACCCCGACTACGCGGCCAAGAAGGCCCGCGTCGAGCACCTCTACGCCATCGCCGACGGCGAGGTCACACCCGAGGACGGCGAACCCGATGTCGTCTTCTGCATGGACGAGTTCGGTCCGCTCAACCTGATGCCGCACCCCGGACGGCAATGGGCCGAACGCGGCGGCAGGCACAAAGACCCCGCCCGCGAACCGCGCCGCAGACGCCGGGCCACCTACAACCGTTACGGCGGAGTCCGGCACCTGTTCGCCGCCCTGGACCTGGCCAAGGACAAGCTCTACGGCCACATCAAGCCGGTCAAGAGGCGCACGCAGTTCCTGGAGTTCTGCCGCTACCTGCGCACTCTCTACCCGCCGGACACCCGCATCGCGATCATCTGCGACAACTTCTCCCCGCACCTGACCACGAAACGCTGCCGGCGGGTCGGCACCTGGGCCGCGGACAACAACGTCGAGATCGCCTACACCCCGACGAACTCCTCCTGGCTGAACCGGATCGAGGCCCAGTTCACCGCCCTGCGGTACTTCACCCTCGACGGCACCGACCACGCCACCCACAAGGAACAAGGCAGCATGATCCGCCGCTACATCATCTGGCGAAACCGCCATGCCGACGACCGGCGCCTACGCGCGGTCGTCGACAGGGCCAACGTTGCTTGA